The following proteins are encoded in a genomic region of Mobula hypostoma chromosome 23, sMobHyp1.1, whole genome shotgun sequence:
- the lyrm9 gene encoding LYR motif-containing protein 9 isoform X2 has translation MAPLPGAELVRTPLQLYRYLFRCCRLLPTESIQQHYMHAIRQNFKVHSDEDDPERIQQIIKRAIEDADWILLKYKNMKQK, from the exons ATGGCCCCTTTGCCAGGTGCAGAACTAGTGCGGACACCTCTCCAGTTGTATCGGTATCTCTTTCGATGTTGTAGACTGCTTCCCACGGAAAGCATTCAGCAGCATTACATGCATGCAATAAGACAG AATTTTAAGGTTCATTCGGATGAAGATGATCCAGAACGAATTCAGCAGATAATCAAAAGGGCAATTGAAGATGCTGACTGGATTCTGTTGAAA